In Leptolyngbya sp. NIES-2104, the genomic window GGACAAAAATGCCGCCCAACAGAAGCGCGATCGCAGCATACACCGCACCCATCACATGCAGCGGATAAACCAACAACAGCGACACCGGAATCAATGACAGCGTGTAGTAAAAGATCTGCTTACTCGTCGGCTCATTGCCATTCACAACAGGCAACATCGGCACCCCGACTTTGGCGTAATCTTCACGAATCATGATCGCCAACGCCCAGAAATGCGGGGGAGTCCAGAGAAATACGATCGCAAATAACACCCAAGCCGCCCAACTCAAGTCGCCTGTCACCGCAGCCCAACCCACCAGAGGCGGAATCGCACCCGCAGCACCGCCAATCACAATATTTAGAGTGCTATGCCGCTTCAGCCAGTGAGTATAGACCACCACATAAAAGAAGATGCCGGACATCGCCAAACAAGCACTGAGCAGATTCGCAAAATACACGAGCAAACCAAACGATGTCACCGCTAACGTAATCGCAAAGATTAACGCATCGCGGGGACTCACTCGACCCGATGGAAGTGGACGGCTGCGAGTCCGTTCCATCACGTAATCAATATCTCGATCGTACAAACAATTAATAGTGTTTGCTGATCCTGCGGCAAAGGCACCACTGATCAGCGTCACGATTAGCAAGACGGGATCAACTTGTCCTTGAGCCGCAATCCACATTCCTCCCGCTGTAGTGATTAGGAGCAATAGAATGATACGCGGCTTGGTCAGTTGCCAATAGCTTTTAATGACTTGTAGGAAATCTTGATTGTGGCGAATTACGCCCGTTACTGAATTTTGCATTTTTATCTTCGGTCAAACGAGAGTAGCTAAAAAAGATTTAGGCTTCGACTTTGACGATCTGACCTTCAGCAGAATCGCGTAAAGCCAACACAGTAAACACCAGCAATGTTCCAAGGAGAGCGGCTCCAGTGGCTTGGTGTGCAACCGTTAAAGGTTCAACTTGAAGGCGCAGTTTGAAGGTCGCAACCCCCAATGAAATTTGTAGCACTAACAACAATCCAGCAACATTGATCAAGCGACGCAGCAACGGGTGAAGTGCAGGAGTGCGCCAAGCGAGAATCACTAATGCCAGAACAGAAAGCGTCGGAGGAACAATTCCCGCAATGTGACTGTTCATGATTGTACAGAGTTGGGATTGTCCGAAGCACTGATGTAATGCCCACTGAGACGAGACTAATCCGCCTAAGATGCTTTGAAAATAAACAAATCCGGTTGCCGCAATTCCGACTAAACGGAGCTTTCCGACGGTTCCCGTTCCTTGATATGGAATCAGCATTGTCCCGATCGCGAGTAAGGTGCTAAAGAACAATAATCCCGTTCCCAAATGCGCCGTTACAATGTCGAACCGCAAAAGTTGCGTGACCGTTAAGCCCCCTAACACCCCTTGGAAGACCACCAAGAACAGTGCGAACAAGGTTGCCCAAGGAGTCCACTTCGGTAGGTCACGACGGAACCACCAGGACACAGCCACAAGCGCGATCGTTCCAAAGCCGATCGTTGTCGCAACCAGTCGGTGAAACCATTCTAGAAACACCTCAAGATTCATCTGATCACGAGGCACAATCTCACCATAGCAGAGGGGCCAATCCGGGCAAGACAAGCCTGCATTCATGACCCGTGTGGCGCTGCCGACTGCCATGAGAAACAAGGTCGAGAAAGCCAGTGCAAACACGAGGCGAGTAATCCAACTGCGGGCTTGCGTGGGTTGAGAAATCGTCGGGGAATTAAACAGTGAATCTGACATAATTAATTCCGAAAAGCGGATAGTCGTTATTTAGAAATAAAACTTCATCAACCGTGAAGCATCTGCTCTAAGTTCTACTTTAGTTACGTAATCTGGAATCGACTACGAGTTTTGGAAATTCTTTCGATTTCAGCTAAATCTACTCCTTTCGCCTCTACCTAAAGTTCGATCCCGAAGAAAGAGTTAAATTTCTCTGATTTCGATCGCCCGAATGATGAAACCTGCCCTACCGTGGAAGGAAGACTAGACTGGAAATTGAGCAAGCGTTCTCAAACATACAGTTCTCTCTGAGCGTTGGAATTATTGTCATAACGGCAAACAAAACAGCAAGATCTCTACCCAAAAGCTGTTTACCCAATATCCAGAATCTAGAACCCTGTTAAGTAGTTATAGGCAAGATTGGTGAGCCGTGAATATTCCTAGTCAAATTTCAACTCTCCTCGCGGGTATCGTTCTGACCCTCGTGAGCCTCTGGTACGGTCAGAACCATAATCTGCTTCCGGTTGCTGCGTCTGAAGCAGCCCCACTGGTTGATCAATTATTTAATGCGATGCTGACGATCGGGACTGGCATTTTCCTGCTGGTGAGCTTTATCCTGATCTACTCTTCGTTTCGCTTCCGTCGCCAGCCAGGAGACTTGAGCGATGGTCCTCCTGTTCATGGCAACATTCCCCTCGAAATCCTTTGGACAGCAATTCCGGCTGTGATCGTGTTGGGCATTTCAGTGTTTAGCTTTGAAATCTACAACACCGAAAGCGGAATGAATCCGATGGATCACTCAATGGCGGCACATGGAGGTCATCCCGTGGCTCATGTTCAAAAAGGAGCCGCGATCGCTGCCCCGTTAATTGCCGATACTGATCCGAATATCGCCATCACCAAGGAAATTCGGAAAAATGCGGCAACGAATGCGATCGAAGAAGATATTCCCGTTCGCAAAGATGCGCCCATTCCTGGAGTGGTTTCGCCTAGAGCAGGTTCAATTTCTCCGAACAACAAGCAAGAGCCGCTGGTTATCAATGCCGCAGGAATGCAGTACGCTTGGCTGTTCACTTATCCCGAAGAAATCATTGCGGGTGAAATGCACTTACCCGTGGGTCGTCCGGTGATCATGAACATCACCGCGAACGATGTACTACACGCCTTCTGGGTGCCAGAGTTCCGATTAAAGCAGGACGCAGTTCCGGGACGGCAGACACAGATTCGCTTTGTCCCGACCAAAGAAGGGGACTATCCGATTATTTGTGCGGAATTGTGTGGTGCGTATCATGGCGCGATGAAATCTCATGTAGTGGTAGAGTCGCCTGAAGCATACGAGGAATGGGTACAGAGCATGAAGATTGCTCAAGCGAAGGGTGAGGAGCAAACGGTAGCCCTGAATCCCGCTCAGATGACTGAGAGTGAATACCTCGCACCTTACGCCCAAGAGACGGGTGTGACCCCTGAAATGCTACATCAACTTCATTCGATGAGTTAGTCGAAATTCGGAGCCGCTCTTTTTCTTAAGAACTTGCTATGACACAAGCAGCCCAAATTCAAGAACAAGCGAATCCTTCCGCTCGCGGTCAAGAACCGGGCGATTGGAGACGCTACTTTGGCTTTAGTACAGACCACAAAGTGATCGGGATTCAATACCTGGTCACAACTTTCTTTTTCTATCTGGTGGGTGGTGTGCTGGCGACGATGGTTCGCACTGAGTTAGCCACTCCTGAATCAGATTTCGTTAGCCGCGAAGTTTATAACAGTCTGTTCACGGTTCACGCGACGGTGATGATCTTTTTGTGGATTGTGCCTGCGGGAACGGGCGGCTTTGGAAACTATCTAGTGCCCTTGATGATTGGGGCGCGGGATATGGCGTTTCCGAAGCTGAACGCCTTGGCATTCTGGATCATTCCGCCTGCTGGGATTATGTTGCTCAGTAGCTTTCTGGTCGGTGCGCCCGGTGCAGGCTGGACGAATTACCCCCCGCTGAGTTTGATTAGCGGGAAAGCTGGAGAAATGATCTGGATTCTCAGCGTATTACTGTTGGGAACCTCGTCGATTCTGGCGGCAGTGAACTTTCTCGTGACGATCTGGAAGATGCGAACTCCCGGAATGGGCTGGAATCAGATGCCGCTCTTCTGTTGGGCAATGTTCGCAACCTCGATTTTGGCGGTGATTGCGACTCCAGTATTGGCAGGTGCGCTGATTTTACTGTCGTTTGATGTGTTGATTGGAACGGCGTTCTTTAATCCAACAGGAGGCGGCGACCCGATCGTTTATCAGCACTTGTTCTGGTTCTACTCGCATCCAGCGGTGTATATCATGATCTTGCCTGTGTTCGGCATGATCTCAGACATTATTTCTGTACACGCTCGGAAGCCGATTTTTGGATATAAAGCGATCGCTTATTCGAGTCTGGCGATCTGTGGGTTGGGCTTGATCGTGTGGGTGCACCATATGTTCACCAGCGGAACGCCGCCTTGGATGCGGATGTTCTTTATGATCACGACAATGATCATCGCAGTTCCGACGGGCATTAAGATCTTTAGCTGGCTGGCGACGCTTTGGGGCGGAAAATTAGACGGAAGTTCTGCGTTGCTGTTTGCGATGGGATTTATTTCGCTGTTCGTGATTGGTGGGATTAGCGGTGTAATGGTCGCGTCTGTTCCGTTTGATATTCACGTTCACGATACTTATTTCGTAGTCGCCCACCTGCACTATGTGTTGTTTGGGGGTAGCGTATTTGGACTGTATGCCGGGTTCTACCACTGGTTCCCGAAGATTACAGGACGAATGATGGACGAAACCTGGGGCAAGGTTCACTTTTGGTTGAGCTTTGTTGGGTTTAACTTAGCGTTCATGCCGATGCACAAATTAGGTTTGGAAGGCATGAACCGCCGGATTGCCGAGTACGATCCGAGGTTTGCGACGTTGAACTTGATTTGTACGATCGGTGCTTTTCTCCTTGCCATTTCTACGATTCCATTCGTGGTGAATGCAGCTTGGAGTTGGTTAAGCGGTGCGCCTGCGGGTGACAATCCTTGGCGTGGTTTAACGCTGGAATGGATGACCACTTCGCCGCCTCCGGTTGAGAACTTTGACGCTGATCCGATCTTGGCAACAGGTCCTTATGACTACGGGATGGGATCGCGATCGACAGAGGTTGATGTTCCGTTCTCCGATGCCAGTGATCCTGCCCTTTCAGCGGGACCGAGTTCGACGCTGAGAGCAAAACCTGATCCGGTCGTTGCGGCAGATCCGAGCGATCGGGGAACCGAAAGCCACAATCGCTAAACCTTGAAAGGATGGAGCCGACTTCATCCTTTGTGTCCTTCATTCTTTCAACACCATGACTACGATCGATCCTGCAAAAACTTCGCTCAACTACCACCACGAGAAAGCCGCAGAAACACACCATCACGAACATCCGGATCTTCGGATTCCAGGAATTATCGTGTTTCTAGCGGCGGAATCGATGATCTTTCTGGGGCTGTTCATGGCGTATATCGCGTTCCGAACCGTAACCCCCGTGTGGCCCCCCGAAGGCACTCCAAAGCTTGAACTCTTACTGCCTGGAATTAACACTGCGATTCTGATTAGCAGTAGCTTTGTGATTCATAACGCGGATACTGCAATCAAGAAAAATGATGTCAAAGGATTGCGGTTGTGGTTTGGTGTGACGGCTCTCATGGGCGCGGTCTTTTTGGTCGGTCAGCTTTATGAGTACTTCCACTTAGAATTCGGGTTGAAAACAAACATTTTTGCCAGCACGTTCTATGTTCTGACTGGATTTCACGGGCTGCACGTTTGTTTCGGGTTGATTTTGATTTTGGCGGTACTTTGGCGATCGCTTAAACCGAATCATTACAACAGCGAAAAACATTTCGGAGTCGAAGCCGCAGAAATTTACTGGCACTTCGTAGATGTCATCTGGATTATTTTGTTTCTACTGCTGTACATTCTTTAGATTTGAGCCAAATTCAAGAACGGGCGGGGTGTGAGTGCCTTGCCCGTTTTTTAATGAGTTTCGACATACTCACAAGTAGAAATCGGCTCAGGAACGGACAAGCCATCTTCTATCAATCCTTCGAGATGAAACTCGATCGCTTCATGAATCAGTTCTCTGACTTCCTCAATCGTCTCACCCACTGCCACACATCCTGGAAGATCTGGCACGTAAGCACCGTAGCTAGTTTGTCCTTTTTCGATGACGATCGCATATCGCATCAGTTCTGCTCCTCTTCTGGTCCGATCGATTCAATTTGAGCCTGTCTCCAGATACTTTTTAGTGTACCAATTGGAACATCAACACTAAGTTTTCCTGACACAGTGACTGTTCCTGATTTTTCTGAGTGCTTAAACTGTCGATGACTGCCTTTAGTCCGAGCTAGATACCAACCATCGGCTTCTAACCGTTTGATTACGTCTTTGACTTTCATGGCTTGTTCCATGATGGGTGAGCCATTATGTCATGTTCAAAGACTGCAACAACGTTGTCGATCGCCTAATATTATTTCAAATTTATATAGATCAGACGTTCTAAGTGTGCTATCTATGTTAGAAACTCGACGATTTTCGTTCAATTGTCGGATTCCAAGCTACACTAATCACTGATTTTTACTAAATCCCTGTGTACGTCAAGCGCGTTGAACTGACTAACTTCAAATCTTTTGGCGGCACAACGCCGATCCCGTTGCTGCCTGGATTTACTGTGATTTCAGGACCGAATGGATCGGGAAAATCAAATCTTTTGGATGCTCTGCTGTTTTGTCTGGGTTTGGCAGGCTCGAAAGGAATGCGGGCAGAACGATTGCCCGATTTGGTGAATCACACGCAGGCGACAAAAGGTCGATCGACAGTCGAAGCCGCTGTAACGACGGTGTTTGATCTGACAGACGAATTGGATCTGTTCCAAGCGTTGATGAATCCGAGCGAAGAAAACGCAGATACTTCACTCAATGAACCTAGCAATGGTAACGGGCACAAGCATGAACCGGATACTGTTTATGAAGTAAATGGAAATGGAAACGGTTCGACTAACGCTGAATGGTCTGTAACGCGAAAGCTACGAGTGACGCAACAAGGAACGTATACGTCAAACTATTACATTAATGGTGAACCTTGTACGCTGACGGAATTACACGAACAGTTAGACCGCATGAGAATTTATCCTGAAGGATACAATGTGGTACTTCAGGGAGACGTAACCCGGATTATTTCGATGAATGGTCGGGAGCGGCGGGAAATCATTGACGAATTGGCGGGAGTCGCATCGTTCGATCGCAAAATTAATCAAGCCAAAGACAAGCTCGATGCGGTGAAAGATCAAGAAGATAAGTTTCACATTGTTGAACGAGAATTGATCGAACAGCGCGATCGCTTAGCGCAAGATCGCATCAAAGCCGAGAAGTATAAAAAACTCCGCTCTGAAGTTCAATCTAAAGAACAATGGGAAATTGTCCTCCGCTACGAGCAAGCCGCTCAAGGTGTTCGTAAATTACAAGAACAAATCCACTCTGGCGAAAAAGAGATTGCTGATTTGACCGAGCAGATTGCAGCGATCGACATTCAAATCGGAACCACGACCG contains:
- a CDS encoding heme-copper oxidase subunit III; its protein translation is MTTIDPAKTSLNYHHEKAAETHHHEHPDLRIPGIIVFLAAESMIFLGLFMAYIAFRTVTPVWPPEGTPKLELLLPGINTAILISSSFVIHNADTAIKKNDVKGLRLWFGVTALMGAVFLVGQLYEYFHLEFGLKTNIFASTFYVLTGFHGLHVCFGLILILAVLWRSLKPNHYNSEKHFGVEAAEIYWHFVDVIWIILFLLLYIL
- a CDS encoding heme o synthase; the encoded protein is MQNSVTGVIRHNQDFLQVIKSYWQLTKPRIILLLLITTAGGMWIAAQGQVDPVLLIVTLISGAFAAGSANTINCLYDRDIDYVMERTRSRPLPSGRVSPRDALIFAITLAVTSFGLLVYFANLLSACLAMSGIFFYVVVYTHWLKRHSTLNIVIGGAAGAIPPLVGWAAVTGDLSWAAWVLFAIVFLWTPPHFWALAIMIREDYAKVGVPMLPVVNGNEPTSKQIFYYTLSLIPVSLLLVYPLHVMGAVYAAIALLLGGIFVQKAWKLMQAPSDLMEARSTFKYSILYMMLLCAGMGIDSLPATRQLVSTLIEHAQTIIGMVF
- a CDS encoding type II toxin-antitoxin system HicB family antitoxin, with amino-acid sequence MRYAIVIEKGQTSYGAYVPDLPGCVAVGETIEEVRELIHEAIEFHLEGLIEDGLSVPEPISTCEYVETH
- a CDS encoding heme A synthase, which encodes MSDSLFNSPTISQPTQARSWITRLVFALAFSTLFLMAVGSATRVMNAGLSCPDWPLCYGEIVPRDQMNLEVFLEWFHRLVATTIGFGTIALVAVSWWFRRDLPKWTPWATLFALFLVVFQGVLGGLTVTQLLRFDIVTAHLGTGLLFFSTLLAIGTMLIPYQGTGTVGKLRLVGIAATGFVYFQSILGGLVSSQWALHQCFGQSQLCTIMNSHIAGIVPPTLSVLALVILAWRTPALHPLLRRLINVAGLLLVLQISLGVATFKLRLQVEPLTVAHQATGAALLGTLLVFTVLALRDSAEGQIVKVEA
- a CDS encoding cytochrome c oxidase subunit II: MNIPSQISTLLAGIVLTLVSLWYGQNHNLLPVAASEAAPLVDQLFNAMLTIGTGIFLLVSFILIYSSFRFRRQPGDLSDGPPVHGNIPLEILWTAIPAVIVLGISVFSFEIYNTESGMNPMDHSMAAHGGHPVAHVQKGAAIAAPLIADTDPNIAITKEIRKNAATNAIEEDIPVRKDAPIPGVVSPRAGSISPNNKQEPLVINAAGMQYAWLFTYPEEIIAGEMHLPVGRPVIMNITANDVLHAFWVPEFRLKQDAVPGRQTQIRFVPTKEGDYPIICAELCGAYHGAMKSHVVVESPEAYEEWVQSMKIAQAKGEEQTVALNPAQMTESEYLAPYAQETGVTPEMLHQLHSMS
- the ctaD gene encoding cytochrome c oxidase subunit I, whose protein sequence is MTQAAQIQEQANPSARGQEPGDWRRYFGFSTDHKVIGIQYLVTTFFFYLVGGVLATMVRTELATPESDFVSREVYNSLFTVHATVMIFLWIVPAGTGGFGNYLVPLMIGARDMAFPKLNALAFWIIPPAGIMLLSSFLVGAPGAGWTNYPPLSLISGKAGEMIWILSVLLLGTSSILAAVNFLVTIWKMRTPGMGWNQMPLFCWAMFATSILAVIATPVLAGALILLSFDVLIGTAFFNPTGGGDPIVYQHLFWFYSHPAVYIMILPVFGMISDIISVHARKPIFGYKAIAYSSLAICGLGLIVWVHHMFTSGTPPWMRMFFMITTMIIAVPTGIKIFSWLATLWGGKLDGSSALLFAMGFISLFVIGGISGVMVASVPFDIHVHDTYFVVAHLHYVLFGGSVFGLYAGFYHWFPKITGRMMDETWGKVHFWLSFVGFNLAFMPMHKLGLEGMNRRIAEYDPRFATLNLICTIGAFLLAISTIPFVVNAAWSWLSGAPAGDNPWRGLTLEWMTTSPPPVENFDADPILATGPYDYGMGSRSTEVDVPFSDASDPALSAGPSSTLRAKPDPVVAADPSDRGTESHNR
- a CDS encoding type II toxin-antitoxin system HicA family toxin, with product MKVKDVIKRLEADGWYLARTKGSHRQFKHSEKSGTVTVSGKLSVDVPIGTLKSIWRQAQIESIGPEEEQN